The following coding sequences lie in one Treponema socranskii subsp. buccale genomic window:
- the dinB gene encoding DNA polymerase IV yields MTKCFLHVDIDAFFASVEQLDNPALRGKPVIVGGLPGERRAVVSTASYEARVYGVHSAMPVAEAYRLCPSGIYLHGRHERYHEVSARIMDIFREYSPDVDQISIDEAFIDLTGTELLFGDPEQTALRLKKEVRDTTGLTVSVGLASTKYIAKLASEMSKPDGFFEVKPGDEERFMLSLPLKKIWGIGHKTLLRINQAGIFTARDLREKSEELLCVLFGKAAGNFLYNVVRGREPDTFMRDAASHSLSSEKTFAYDLTDTYAIKTAIMELSHTVMFRMRREGYTSKTVFVKIRYEDFTTVSARETSTSKITSIDDLYARACALFEKKYESGRGIRLIGIGADHISGASEPHQEELFDFGEKKKEAVENAILDLAKKHPDVKVHKARLLAGEKNARAETLKGQNNYKGECHETIEHNEKEKDTNFCR; encoded by the coding sequence ATGACAAAGTGCTTTCTCCACGTCGATATCGACGCCTTTTTCGCTTCCGTCGAACAGCTCGACAACCCCGCTCTCCGGGGAAAACCCGTGATCGTCGGAGGACTGCCCGGAGAGCGGAGGGCTGTCGTTTCGACTGCATCCTACGAAGCGCGTGTATACGGCGTCCACTCGGCTATGCCCGTCGCCGAAGCCTACCGGCTCTGCCCTTCGGGCATCTACCTGCACGGAAGACATGAGCGCTATCACGAAGTCTCCGCGCGGATCATGGATATATTCCGCGAATATTCTCCCGACGTCGATCAGATTTCCATCGACGAAGCTTTTATCGATTTGACGGGCACCGAGCTTCTTTTCGGAGATCCCGAACAAACCGCACTCCGCTTAAAAAAAGAAGTGCGCGATACGACGGGACTCACCGTATCGGTAGGACTTGCAAGCACGAAATATATCGCAAAGCTCGCATCCGAAATGTCGAAGCCCGACGGATTTTTTGAAGTCAAACCGGGAGACGAAGAGCGTTTTATGCTTTCGCTGCCGCTGAAAAAAATATGGGGCATCGGGCACAAAACGCTTTTGCGCATCAATCAGGCGGGCATCTTTACCGCGCGCGATCTTCGGGAAAAAAGCGAAGAACTGCTTTGCGTACTGTTCGGAAAAGCCGCAGGCAATTTTTTATACAACGTCGTGCGCGGAAGAGAACCCGACACTTTTATGAGAGACGCCGCTTCCCATTCGCTGAGTTCCGAAAAAACTTTCGCATACGACCTCACCGACACATACGCGATAAAAACCGCAATCATGGAACTCTCGCACACCGTCATGTTTCGCATGCGGCGCGAAGGCTATACGAGCAAAACCGTTTTTGTAAAAATACGCTACGAAGATTTTACAACCGTTTCCGCCCGCGAAACTTCAACGTCAAAGATAACGTCGATCGACGACCTCTACGCACGCGCATGCGCTCTGTTTGAAAAAAAATACGAATCGGGACGCGGCATACGCCTCATCGGCATCGGAGCCGATCACATAAGCGGCGCATCGGAGCCGCACCAGGAAGAGCTCTTCGATTTCGGAGAAAAGAAAAAAGAAGCCGTCGAAAACGCGATCCTCGATTTGGCAAAAAAACACCCCGACGTCAAAGTGCATAAAGCGCGCCTCCTCGCAGGAGAAAAAAACGCACGCGCGGAAACGCTGAAAGGACAAAATAATTATAAGGGCGAATGTCACGAAACGATTGAACATAATGAAAAAGAAAAAGATACTAATTTTTGTAGATGA